In the Streptomyces sp. BHT-5-2 genome, one interval contains:
- a CDS encoding tryptophan 2,3-dioxygenase family protein: MSQPSPTRSADQVPAPDAALPEAEPPLGPDLSIGAGTTTPYEDYVRASVLTHLQQLQSDDPGEMVFLVTTQVMELWFTVIVHEWQTAADALRRDDLPAATDALRRSTWELEALNAAWKPLARLTPAQFNAYRGALGEGSGFQSAMYRRLEFLLGEKSASMLVPHRGSAEDHAALEKALHEPSLYDEVLRLLARRGHPVPEAVLRRDVAERYEPDPAVEEVWAAVLAGPQESELTRLGELLTDVAELVWRWRNDHLVATRRAMGAKMGTGGSAGVAWLEKRARKNVFPELWTARSHV; the protein is encoded by the coding sequence ATGTCGCAACCGTCTCCCACCCGTTCCGCGGACCAGGTCCCGGCGCCGGACGCCGCGCTCCCCGAGGCGGAACCGCCGCTCGGCCCCGATCTGAGCATCGGCGCCGGCACCACCACGCCGTACGAGGACTACGTCCGGGCGAGCGTCCTCACCCATCTCCAGCAGCTCCAGTCCGACGACCCGGGCGAGATGGTCTTCCTGGTGACCACCCAGGTGATGGAGCTGTGGTTCACCGTCATCGTCCACGAGTGGCAGACCGCCGCCGACGCGCTGCGCCGGGACGACCTGCCGGCGGCGACGGACGCGCTGCGCCGTTCCACGTGGGAGCTGGAGGCGCTCAACGCCGCCTGGAAGCCGCTGGCCCGGCTGACGCCCGCACAGTTCAACGCCTACCGCGGCGCGCTCGGCGAGGGCAGCGGGTTCCAGTCCGCGATGTACCGACGGCTGGAGTTCCTGCTCGGCGAGAAGTCCGCGTCGATGCTGGTGCCGCACCGCGGCTCCGCGGAGGACCACGCCGCGCTGGAGAAGGCGCTGCACGAACCGAGCCTGTACGACGAGGTGCTGCGGCTGCTGGCCCGTCGCGGCCACCCGGTCCCGGAGGCCGTGCTGCGGCGCGACGTGGCCGAGCGCTACGAGCCGGACCCGGCCGTCGAGGAGGTCTGGGCCGCCGTCCTCGCCGGACCGCAGGAGTCCGAACTCACCCGGCTCGGCGAGCTGTTGACCGATGTCGCGGAGCTGGTCTGGCGCTGGCGCAACGACCATCTGGTGGCGACCCGGCGGGCGATGGGCGCGAAAATGGGCACCGGCGGGTCCGCGGGGGTCGCCTGGCTGGAGAAGCGGGCCCGTAAGAACGTCTTCCCCGAGCTGTGGACGGCGCGAAGCCATGTCTGA
- a CDS encoding DUF3151 domain-containing protein, with translation MPIHENLLGGPPPTHLPDDPEPRALLASGTAPADVAAKYPASSLAWAQLADDAFEAGRVVESYAYARTGYHRGLDALRRAGWKGHGPVPFEHEPNRGFLRALHALARAAQTIGEQEEYERCTAFLRDSSPTAADTLS, from the coding sequence ATGCCCATTCACGAAAACCTCCTCGGGGGCCCGCCCCCGACCCACCTGCCCGACGACCCGGAGCCCCGCGCGCTGCTCGCCTCGGGCACCGCGCCCGCCGACGTCGCCGCGAAGTACCCGGCCTCCTCCCTGGCCTGGGCCCAGCTCGCCGACGACGCCTTCGAGGCCGGCCGGGTCGTCGAGTCGTACGCCTACGCCCGTACCGGCTACCACCGCGGCCTGGACGCGCTGCGCCGGGCCGGCTGGAAGGGCCACGGCCCGGTGCCGTTCGAGCACGAGCCCAACCGCGGCTTCCTCCGGGCGCTGCACGCCCTCGCCCGCGCCGCCCAGACCATCGGCGAGCAGGAGGAGTACGAGCGCTGCACGGCCTTCCTCCGGGACTCCTCGCCGACCGCGGCCGACACGCTCTCCTGA
- the kynU gene encoding kynureninase yields MSESRETPQSPVPDTAGARTEAARAAELDAAGPLTATRDRFVLGASPDRATGEADVYLDGNSLGALPRSVPGRIAEVIEREWGELRIRSWTEAGWWTAPERIGEKIAPLVGAAPGQVVVGDSTSVNVFKAVVGGIRMAGKGCTEILVDATTFPTDGYVARSAARMAGLAVRPVEPARIADEVTERTALALVNHVDYRTGELNDMAQITAALHSAGALAVWDLCHSAGALPVALDACGVDLAVGCTYKYLNGGPGSPAYLYIRQSLQERFESPLPGWNSHADPFGMETGFTPADGVLRGRVGTPDILSMLALEAALEAWEGVAVEDVRAKSLALTDFFLECVAAYVPPGRVRSVTPSEHRRRGSQISLACSPRLSASVEQGSTPVAGEVMAELIRRGVVGDFRPPDVLRFGFTPLYTTFADAERAAWVLGEVLRERSAAEPSAGAESAGPEQDGTAGGGAG; encoded by the coding sequence ATGTCTGAGAGCCGCGAGACCCCGCAGAGCCCCGTCCCGGACACCGCCGGGGCCCGTACGGAGGCGGCCCGCGCCGCCGAACTGGACGCGGCCGGGCCGCTCACCGCCACCCGCGACCGGTTCGTCCTCGGCGCCTCGCCCGATCGGGCAACCGGCGAGGCGGACGTCTATCTCGACGGCAACTCCCTCGGCGCGCTGCCCCGTTCGGTGCCCGGCCGGATCGCCGAGGTGATCGAACGCGAGTGGGGCGAGCTGCGGATCCGGTCCTGGACCGAGGCCGGCTGGTGGACGGCGCCCGAGCGGATCGGCGAGAAGATCGCGCCGCTCGTCGGGGCGGCACCGGGCCAGGTGGTGGTCGGTGACTCCACCAGCGTGAACGTCTTCAAGGCGGTGGTCGGCGGCATCCGGATGGCCGGGAAGGGCTGCACGGAGATCCTGGTCGACGCCACGACCTTCCCCACCGACGGCTATGTCGCCCGCTCCGCGGCCCGGATGGCCGGCCTCGCGGTCCGGCCGGTGGAGCCGGCGCGGATCGCCGACGAGGTCACCGAGCGGACCGCGCTGGCGCTGGTCAACCACGTGGACTACCGCACCGGCGAGCTCAACGACATGGCCCAGATCACCGCCGCGCTGCACTCCGCGGGCGCGCTGGCGGTCTGGGACCTGTGCCACAGCGCCGGCGCGCTGCCGGTCGCGCTGGACGCGTGCGGGGTGGACCTCGCGGTGGGCTGCACCTACAAGTACCTCAACGGCGGCCCCGGTTCGCCCGCGTACCTCTACATCCGGCAGAGCCTCCAGGAGCGGTTCGAGTCGCCGCTGCCGGGCTGGAACTCGCACGCCGACCCGTTCGGGATGGAAACCGGCTTCACCCCGGCCGACGGTGTGCTGCGCGGCCGCGTCGGCACCCCCGACATCCTCTCGATGCTCGCCCTGGAGGCGGCGCTGGAGGCGTGGGAGGGCGTCGCCGTCGAGGACGTACGGGCCAAGAGCCTGGCGCTGACCGACTTCTTCCTGGAGTGCGTCGCCGCGTACGTGCCGCCGGGGCGGGTCCGTTCGGTGACGCCGTCCGAGCACCGGCGGCGCGGCAGCCAGATCTCGCTGGCGTGCTCCCCCAGGCTCTCCGCTTCGGTCGAGCAGGGAAGTACCCCCGTGGCCGGTGAGGTGATGGCGGAGCTGATCCGCCGCGGGGTGGTCGGCGACTTCCGCCCCCCGGACGTGCTGCGCTTCGGCTTCACCCCGCTCTACACCACCTTCGCGGACGCCGAGCGGGCGGCGTGGGTGCTCGGCGAGGTGCTGCGGGAGCGGTCCGCGGCGGAGCCGTCGGCCGGTGCGGAGTCGGCGGGCCCGGAGCAGGACGGTACGGCGGGCGGCGGCGCGGGGTGA
- a CDS encoding ABC transporter permease: MSALAAPAAVHPGRPRHLAGTGTLLRLALRRDRLMIPAWVLVLGLSVTAMGPAFASLYATAADRAQLAASMNAGGSLRALYGPVFGDSLGGLVAWRMAGLGAVLAAVMSLLIVVRHTREEEETGRQELLSAAVVGRRAPLTAALLAALLADAGVAALTAAGLTASGLPAGGSLALAVAIGGTGLLFAALAAIAAQLTESARLAKGLTGAVLGAAFALRAAGDATDAGAAPGGGTGSVLTWLSPVGWAQNLRAYAGERWWVALLPATATALATAAAYALTARRDVGMSFLPARPGPARAPRSLGGPTGLAWRLQRTTLAGWTAGFALAGGVFGGIVKGATSLVGGNARAREIFERLGGQQSMADAFLASITGLLGMIAALYAVGAVLRMRAEETGGRAEPVLAGAVGRLRWAAGHLVLALAGTAVVLAAGGLTLGITYGASVGDVAGGTGRVLAAALAQAPAVWTLAGAATAVLGLFPRATGAVWALTGGCLAVGWLGPVLRLPRWALDLSPFGQLPKLPGGAVTATPFLWLTALSAALVAAGLVGLRRRDIG, encoded by the coding sequence ATGAGCGCCCTGGCCGCGCCGGCCGCCGTCCACCCCGGCCGCCCGCGCCATCTGGCCGGCACCGGCACCCTGCTGCGGCTGGCACTGCGCCGCGACCGGCTGATGATCCCGGCCTGGGTGCTGGTCCTCGGCCTGTCCGTCACCGCCATGGGCCCGGCCTTCGCGTCGCTCTACGCCACCGCCGCCGACCGCGCCCAGTTGGCCGCCTCGATGAACGCCGGCGGCTCGCTGCGCGCGCTGTACGGCCCGGTCTTCGGCGACTCCCTCGGCGGCCTGGTCGCCTGGCGGATGGCCGGGCTCGGGGCGGTGCTGGCGGCCGTGATGAGCCTGCTGATCGTCGTCCGGCACACCCGGGAAGAGGAGGAGACCGGCCGCCAGGAGCTGCTCTCCGCCGCCGTGGTCGGCCGGCGGGCGCCGCTGACCGCGGCCCTGCTGGCGGCGCTGCTCGCCGACGCCGGCGTCGCGGCGCTGACCGCCGCCGGGCTGACCGCGTCCGGACTGCCGGCGGGCGGGTCGCTCGCCCTGGCCGTCGCGATCGGCGGCACCGGCCTGCTCTTCGCCGCGCTGGCCGCCATCGCCGCCCAGCTCACCGAGAGCGCCCGGCTGGCCAAGGGGCTGACCGGCGCGGTCCTGGGCGCCGCCTTCGCACTGCGCGCCGCCGGCGACGCGACGGACGCCGGTGCCGCCCCCGGGGGCGGCACCGGCTCCGTGCTCACCTGGCTCTCCCCCGTCGGCTGGGCGCAGAATCTGCGCGCCTACGCCGGCGAGCGCTGGTGGGTGGCGCTGCTGCCCGCCACCGCGACGGCGCTGGCGACGGCGGCGGCCTACGCCCTGACCGCCCGCCGCGACGTCGGGATGAGCTTCCTGCCGGCCCGTCCCGGGCCCGCCCGGGCGCCCCGTTCGCTCGGCGGCCCCACCGGTCTGGCCTGGCGGCTGCAGCGGACGACCCTGGCGGGCTGGACGGCCGGTTTCGCACTCGCCGGTGGAGTGTTCGGCGGGATCGTCAAGGGAGCCACGAGCCTGGTCGGCGGCAATGCGCGGGCCCGGGAGATCTTCGAGCGGCTCGGCGGGCAGCAGTCCATGGCGGACGCCTTCCTGGCCTCGATCACCGGCCTGCTCGGCATGATCGCGGCGCTCTACGCCGTCGGCGCGGTGCTGCGGATGCGCGCCGAGGAGACCGGCGGGCGGGCCGAGCCGGTCCTGGCCGGTGCGGTGGGCCGGCTGCGCTGGGCGGCCGGCCATCTGGTCCTCGCGCTGGCCGGCACCGCCGTGGTGCTGGCCGCCGGCGGCCTGACCCTGGGGATCACCTACGGCGCCTCGGTCGGCGATGTCGCCGGCGGCACCGGCCGGGTGCTGGCCGCCGCGCTGGCCCAGGCCCCGGCGGTGTGGACGCTCGCCGGGGCGGCGACGGCCGTGCTCGGCCTGTTCCCCCGCGCCACCGGTGCGGTCTGGGCCCTGACCGGCGGGTGCCTCGCCGTCGGCTGGCTCGGGCCGGTGCTGCGGCTCCCCCGGTGGGCGCTGGACCTCTCGCCGTTCGGGCAGCTGCCCAAGCTGCCCGGCGGGGCGGTGACGGCCACGCCGTTCCTCTGGCTGACGGCCCTCTCGGCTGCCCTGGTGGCCGCCGGTCTCGTCGGCCTCCGCCGCCGCGACATCGGCTGA
- a CDS encoding sensor histidine kinase — protein MYVNETPQTPGDLRSEARIVHGVLHTLRQDLFAGAFALRPLPPLDDAKLARRLSWLPERARRWARWLPHGAVGFLAACIFLGSVGPGYDASAPRQMLDIVLALMMTVPAVLVLFRPVGAFWLSFLAFVVGAIGSRIFSPYADVWSSAFIVHLAVMALVVLRTRPRLAVEMWAVTFGLGAVVSVLVRGGTLGDMPPVAFFSGVVLVSAAAVRAWREERRQVVETRSVTAEERSRRTLLEERALIARELHDVVAHHMSVIAIQAEAAPYRVTDPPPELAKSFATIRENAVAALTELRRILGVVRSEDPDAFAERDPEAPQPTLASLDALLESVRGAGLTVEAVITGSARPLPQGVELSAYRIVQEALSNALRHSPGADARVEISYVLGGLGLRIVNGAPSRLAKPSPGAGHGLLGMRERVQMLGGEMTADHTGDGGFEVAAFLPVTNTAGEGARGGSGA, from the coding sequence GTGTACGTGAACGAGACCCCCCAGACACCGGGCGATCTGCGCTCCGAGGCGCGGATAGTCCACGGCGTGCTGCACACCCTGCGCCAGGACCTGTTCGCCGGTGCCTTCGCCCTCCGCCCGCTGCCGCCGCTGGACGACGCCAAGCTGGCGCGGCGGCTGTCCTGGCTGCCGGAGCGGGCCCGGCGGTGGGCCCGCTGGCTCCCGCACGGCGCCGTCGGCTTCCTGGCGGCCTGCATCTTCCTGGGGTCCGTCGGCCCCGGTTACGACGCCAGTGCGCCGCGGCAGATGCTGGACATCGTCCTCGCGCTGATGATGACGGTGCCGGCGGTGCTGGTGCTCTTCCGGCCGGTGGGCGCCTTCTGGCTGTCGTTTCTGGCGTTCGTCGTGGGGGCGATCGGCTCCCGGATCTTCTCGCCGTACGCCGACGTCTGGAGCTCCGCCTTCATCGTCCACCTCGCCGTGATGGCGTTGGTGGTGCTGCGCACCCGGCCGCGGCTGGCGGTGGAGATGTGGGCGGTCACCTTCGGGCTGGGGGCGGTGGTCTCGGTGCTCGTCCGGGGCGGCACGCTGGGCGACATGCCGCCGGTGGCGTTCTTCTCCGGCGTGGTGCTGGTCTCGGCCGCCGCGGTCCGGGCCTGGCGGGAGGAGCGCCGGCAGGTCGTCGAGACCCGCAGCGTCACCGCCGAGGAGCGCTCCCGCCGCACCCTGCTGGAGGAGCGCGCGCTGATCGCACGGGAACTGCACGACGTGGTCGCGCATCACATGTCGGTGATCGCCATCCAGGCCGAGGCCGCGCCCTACCGCGTCACCGATCCGCCGCCCGAGCTCGCCAAGTCCTTCGCCACCATCCGGGAGAACGCCGTCGCCGCGCTCACCGAGCTCCGCCGCATCCTCGGCGTGGTCCGCTCCGAGGACCCGGACGCCTTCGCCGAGCGCGACCCGGAGGCCCCGCAGCCGACGCTGGCCAGCCTGGACGCGCTGCTGGAGAGCGTCCGGGGCGCCGGGCTGACGGTCGAGGCGGTGATCACCGGGTCCGCCCGGCCGCTGCCGCAGGGCGTGGAGCTGTCGGCGTACCGGATCGTGCAGGAGGCGCTGAGCAACGCGCTGCGGCACTCGCCGGGCGCGGACGCGCGGGTGGAGATCTCCTACGTCCTGGGCGGGCTGGGGCTGCGGATCGTCAACGGCGCCCCGAGCCGGCTCGCCAAGCCGTCGCCGGGCGCCGGCCACGGACTGCTCGGCATGCGGGAGCGGGTGCAGATGCTCGGTGGCGAGATGACGGCGGACCACACCGGGGACGGCGGCTTCGAGGTCGCCGCCTTCCTGCCGGTGACGAACACCGCGGGCGAGGGCGCGCGGGGCGGGAGCGGGGCATGA
- a CDS encoding S9 family peptidase, protein MTAADEETALLGLAPVAPDRTVAYGPHPDQLVDFYGPWPGSGPLVVLLHGGFWRAAYDRRHLSPCAAELARHGLPVALAEYRRVGAGGGAPRTFEDVPAAVAAAAGAPPRETVLVGHSAGGHLALLAAARPGPPVTRVVAVAPVADLARAHELGLSDGAVAELLGAGPGFAGRLADADPVRHPPAGIPVTLLHGTDDPDVPPELSRRYAAAHPAATTLRELPGIGHYAPVTPGTDAFRTLLELIRGGGPGAAEAVAEPPGAGRTG, encoded by the coding sequence GTGACCGCGGCCGACGAGGAGACGGCGCTGCTGGGGCTCGCCCCGGTGGCGCCGGACCGCACGGTGGCGTACGGCCCGCACCCGGACCAGCTCGTCGACTTCTACGGGCCGTGGCCCGGGTCCGGGCCCCTCGTCGTCCTGCTGCACGGCGGGTTCTGGCGGGCCGCGTACGACCGGCGCCACCTCTCGCCGTGTGCGGCGGAGCTGGCCCGGCACGGGCTGCCGGTCGCGCTGGCCGAGTACCGCAGGGTCGGTGCGGGCGGGGGCGCGCCGCGGACGTTCGAGGACGTCCCGGCGGCCGTGGCGGCCGCGGCCGGGGCGCCGCCCCGCGAGACGGTGCTCGTCGGGCACTCGGCGGGCGGTCACCTCGCGCTGCTCGCCGCCGCCCGCCCCGGCCCGCCGGTGACCCGGGTCGTCGCGGTGGCCCCGGTCGCCGATCTGGCCCGCGCCCATGAGCTGGGCCTGAGCGACGGCGCGGTGGCCGAGCTGCTCGGCGCCGGCCCCGGCTTCGCCGGCCGGCTGGCCGACGCCGACCCGGTCCGCCACCCGCCCGCCGGCATCCCCGTCACGCTGCTGCACGGCACCGACGACCCGGACGTCCCGCCGGAGCTCTCCCGCCGCTACGCCGCCGCCCACCCCGCCGCGACCACGCTGCGCGAACTGCCCGGCATCGGCCACTACGCCCCGGTGACGCCCGGCACCGACGCCTTCCGCACGCTGCTGGAACTCATCCGCGGCGGCGGGCCGGGCGCCGCGGAGGCCGTCGCCGAACCGCCCGGTGCCGGCCGCACCGGGTAG
- a CDS encoding adenylosuccinate synthase, with the protein MPALVLLGAQWGDEGKGKATDLLGGSVDYVVRYQGGNNAGHTVVVGDQKYALHLLPSGILSPGCTPVIGNGVVVDPAVLLSELSGLNDRGVDTSKLLLSGNAHLITPYNITIDKVTERFLGKRKIGTTGRGIGPTYADKINRTGIRVQDLYDESILTQKVEAALDVKNQLLTKLYNRRAIEAGQVVEELLGYADKIKGYVADTTLILNQALDDDKVVLFEGGQGTLLDIDHGTYPFVTSSNPTAGGACTGAGVGPTKISRVIGILKAYTTRVGAGPFPTELFDEDGEALRRIGGERGVTTGRDRRCGWFDAVIARYATRVNGLTDFFLTKLDVLTGWEQIPVCVAYEIDGERVEELPYSQTDFHHAKPVYEMLPGWSEDITKAKTFSDLPKNAQAYVRALEEMSGAPISAIGVGPGRDETIEINSFLS; encoded by the coding sequence GTGCCCGCACTTGTGCTGCTCGGTGCTCAGTGGGGTGATGAGGGCAAGGGAAAGGCCACCGACCTGCTCGGTGGATCCGTGGACTACGTGGTGCGCTACCAGGGCGGCAACAACGCCGGCCACACGGTCGTCGTCGGCGACCAGAAGTACGCACTGCACCTCCTCCCTTCCGGAATCCTCTCGCCGGGGTGCACCCCGGTCATCGGCAACGGCGTCGTCGTGGACCCGGCGGTCCTGCTCTCCGAGCTGAGCGGGCTCAACGACCGCGGCGTCGACACGTCCAAGCTGCTGCTCAGCGGTAACGCGCACCTGATCACGCCGTACAACATCACCATCGACAAGGTGACGGAACGCTTCCTCGGCAAGCGGAAGATCGGCACCACCGGCCGCGGCATCGGCCCGACCTACGCCGACAAGATCAACCGCACCGGCATCCGCGTCCAGGACCTCTACGACGAGTCGATCCTGACGCAGAAGGTCGAGGCGGCCCTCGACGTCAAGAACCAGCTGCTCACCAAGCTCTACAACCGCCGCGCCATCGAGGCCGGGCAGGTCGTCGAGGAGCTGCTGGGCTACGCCGACAAGATCAAGGGCTATGTCGCCGACACCACCCTGATCCTCAACCAGGCCCTGGACGACGACAAGGTCGTGCTCTTCGAGGGCGGGCAGGGCACCCTGCTCGACATCGACCACGGCACGTACCCCTTCGTCACCTCCTCGAACCCGACCGCGGGCGGTGCCTGCACGGGCGCGGGCGTCGGCCCCACGAAGATCAGCCGGGTCATCGGCATCCTCAAGGCGTACACCACCCGCGTGGGCGCCGGCCCGTTCCCGACCGAGCTGTTCGACGAGGACGGCGAGGCGCTGCGCCGGATCGGCGGCGAGCGCGGTGTCACCACCGGCCGGGACCGCCGCTGCGGCTGGTTCGACGCGGTGATCGCCCGCTACGCCACCCGCGTCAACGGCCTGACGGACTTCTTCCTCACCAAGCTCGACGTCCTCACCGGCTGGGAGCAGATCCCGGTCTGCGTGGCCTACGAGATCGACGGCGAGCGCGTCGAGGAACTCCCGTACAGCCAGACCGACTTCCACCACGCCAAGCCGGTCTACGAGATGCTGCCGGGCTGGTCCGAGGACATCACCAAGGCCAAGACCTTCTCCGACCTGCCGAAGAACGCCCAGGCGTACGTCAGGGCGCTGGAGGAGATGTCGGGCGCCCCGATCTCCGCGATCGGCGTCGGCCCCGGCCGGGACGAGACGATCGAGATCAACTCGTTCCTGTCCTGA
- a CDS encoding GbsR/MarR family transcriptional regulator has translation MSEQRDRGTGATAGRDDAAVLTFVERFAAQMVDAGMQRMPARVFSCLLASDSGVMTSAELGERLQVSPAAVSGAIRYLSQVGMVGREREPGSRRDRYRVHSDQWYEALTRRDSVLTRWEDVLREGVDSLGPESAAGRRLGETLAFTEFMQQELMGMMQRWREHLEELRTEEQKGGPAAAEPRQENGPARR, from the coding sequence ATGAGCGAGCAGCGAGACCGGGGAACGGGCGCGACGGCGGGCCGCGACGACGCGGCGGTGCTGACGTTCGTCGAGCGCTTCGCGGCGCAGATGGTCGACGCCGGCATGCAGCGGATGCCGGCCCGGGTCTTCTCCTGTCTGCTGGCGTCCGACTCCGGCGTCATGACCTCCGCCGAGCTGGGCGAGCGGCTCCAGGTCAGCCCCGCGGCCGTCTCCGGCGCGATCCGCTATCTCTCCCAGGTCGGCATGGTCGGCCGGGAGCGCGAACCCGGCTCCCGCCGCGACCGCTACCGCGTCCACAGCGACCAGTGGTACGAGGCCCTGACCCGCCGGGACAGCGTCCTGACGCGCTGGGAGGACGTGCTGCGCGAGGGCGTGGACAGCCTCGGCCCGGAGAGCGCCGCCGGCCGCCGTCTCGGCGAGACCCTGGCCTTCACGGAGTTCATGCAGCAGGAGCTCATGGGCATGATGCAGCGCTGGCGCGAGCACCTCGAAGAGCTCCGCACGGAGGAGCAGAAGGGCGGCCCGGCGGCCGCGGAGCCCCGGCAGGAGAACGGCCCGGCGCGGCGCTGA
- a CDS encoding ABC transporter ATP-binding protein yields MTKAHSFPAIHASGLAKSFGRTRALDGLDLRVEAGEVHGFLGPNGAGKSTTLRVLLGLLRADRGSAQVLGKDPWQDAVEIHRRVAYVPGDVTLWRNLSGGEVIDLYGRLHRSGGAKRPAGLDAARRSELLERFELDPTKKGRTYSKGNRQKVALVAAFASDVDLLILDEPTSGLDPLMEEVFQSCVAEERDRGRTVLLSSHVLSEVEALCDRVSIIRKGRTVESGSLGELRHLTRTTVVAELAGPPTGLDGLAGVHGLSVQPLGDGGCRVRLQADTDRLGAVLGPLGAAGLRSLTSAPPTLEELFLRHYQDDLRPEARRRDGARTEGTVSR; encoded by the coding sequence ATGACGAAGGCGCACTCCTTCCCCGCGATCCACGCGTCCGGCCTGGCCAAGTCCTTCGGCCGGACCCGCGCACTGGACGGCCTCGACCTCCGCGTCGAGGCCGGTGAGGTGCACGGCTTCCTCGGGCCCAACGGCGCGGGGAAGTCCACCACCCTCCGCGTCCTGCTGGGCCTGCTGCGCGCCGACCGCGGCAGCGCGCAGGTCCTGGGCAAGGACCCCTGGCAGGACGCCGTCGAGATCCACCGCCGCGTCGCCTACGTCCCCGGGGACGTCACCCTGTGGCGCAATCTCTCCGGCGGCGAGGTCATCGATCTCTACGGGCGGCTGCATCGGAGCGGCGGCGCGAAGCGGCCCGCGGGCCTGGACGCCGCGCGGCGGAGCGAGCTGCTGGAGCGCTTCGAGCTCGACCCCACCAAGAAGGGGCGCACCTACTCCAAGGGCAACCGCCAGAAGGTCGCCCTGGTCGCCGCCTTCGCCTCCGACGTAGATCTGCTGATCCTCGATGAGCCCACCTCGGGACTGGACCCGCTGATGGAGGAGGTCTTCCAGAGCTGCGTGGCCGAGGAGCGCGACCGCGGCCGCACGGTCCTGCTCTCCAGCCATGTGCTGTCCGAGGTCGAGGCGCTCTGCGACCGCGTCAGCATCATCCGCAAGGGCCGCACCGTCGAGTCCGGCTCACTGGGGGAGCTGCGCCATCTGACCCGGACGACCGTCGTCGCCGAGCTGGCCGGCCCGCCGACCGGACTCGACGGGCTGGCCGGTGTGCACGGCCTCTCCGTCCAGCCGCTCGGGGACGGCGGCTGCCGGGTCCGGCTCCAGGCCGACACCGACCGGCTCGGCGCGGTGCTCGGCCCGCTCGGCGCGGCCGGCCTGCGCAGTCTCACCAGCGCCCCGCCCACCCTGGAGGAGCTCTTCCTCCGGCACTATCAGGACGACCTCCGCCCCGAGGCCCGCCGCCGGGACGGCGCCCGGACCGAAGGGACGGTCAGCCGATGA
- a CDS encoding response regulator transcription factor yields MIRVLIVDDQVMVREGFSVLLNAMPDIEVIGEAVDGRQAVEKVSLLKPDVVLMDIRMPEMNGLEATREIVAADADAKVLVLTTFDLDEYVYQALRAGASGFLLKDASAGQLAEGVRIVAAGEALLAPTVTKRLINEFSRLGSPRAPAQERIGDLTERETEVLVLVAQGLSNGEIAAHLVVAESTVKTHVSRILVKLGLRDRTQAAVFAYEARLVTPGG; encoded by the coding sequence ATGATCCGGGTACTGATCGTCGACGACCAGGTGATGGTCCGCGAGGGCTTCTCCGTGCTGCTCAACGCCATGCCGGACATCGAGGTCATCGGAGAGGCCGTCGACGGCCGGCAGGCGGTGGAGAAGGTCTCGCTCCTCAAGCCGGACGTCGTCCTGATGGACATCCGGATGCCGGAGATGAACGGCCTGGAGGCGACCCGCGAGATCGTCGCCGCCGACGCGGACGCCAAGGTGCTGGTGCTGACCACCTTCGACCTGGACGAGTACGTCTACCAGGCGCTGCGCGCCGGAGCCAGCGGCTTCCTCCTCAAGGACGCCTCGGCCGGCCAGCTCGCCGAGGGCGTGCGGATCGTCGCCGCGGGGGAGGCGCTGCTCGCCCCGACCGTCACCAAGCGGCTGATCAACGAGTTCTCCCGGCTGGGCTCGCCGCGCGCCCCGGCCCAGGAGCGGATCGGCGATCTGACGGAGCGGGAGACCGAGGTCCTGGTGCTGGTGGCGCAGGGACTGTCCAACGGCGAGATCGCGGCCCATCTCGTCGTCGCCGAGTCGACGGTGAAGACGCATGTCAGCCGGATCCTGGTGAAGCTGGGGCTGCGGGACCGGACCCAGGCGGCGGTCTTCGCCTACGAGGCGCGGCTGGTGACGCCGGGCGGCTGA